A stretch of DNA from Raphanus sativus cultivar WK10039 unplaced genomic scaffold, ASM80110v3 Scaffold0234, whole genome shotgun sequence:
tcatcatcgatcgacaaaaggtttgcagaactggaagatatgATGAAAGCGTCTGTAAGGAAGCATGAAATTTTCAGTTCTCTTATCCTGCGATGCCAACACACAATGTCACGgcagctggacaagctagaaagagacatgagcattgtTTAAGCTTATATTGATCTCCGTGACAGCaacgaagcatcgatcgacaggcctagaccaatatcgatcgacagcgagccaccaccagcgaagagggTATGCACTGCAGCAGAGgttgatgatatcaaagatcAGCTTTACGAAaccatgaattctatggaggagagactcatagaaagaagtgataacattgaggagactctcaatgaaagagtgaccaacctttgcagagctactggtctcttgaagaatgagatacgcactatgcagagcaatcttgagtaccaaggccaacgttcagaatcAATCGACAAAGCTGACACGGAGTCGATCGACTGTGATCCCAGCGAAGCGACCGACATACcaattgtagcatcgatcgataccgccGCTTTGGCCGATAAGGATCAACAGATTCAGGACCAGCACGCCAAAGGCCAACATGCAGATCTACCTGAGCATTATAGATTTAacttctatcagcatcagttagacacagaagatttggtcagaaggttgcaagttatcaaagccgatttagcaaagatatctcctagatggacaagatcaggtgatgccacaagaagcttcactgctgctgagtccaaagattagggaagtgtttgcccaccagcaaacaaaaacccccactgcaccccatgagtcattcacctaccacagtcaagctaaatgactataataaagcgctgagtgggaggcaacccactattaggttttcttttatttttctttattttatttatttttcatttttgcttttatttttggaatttattttgcagtttttttaGATctaagtagaatgatgattccatcgaccgacattcaccattcatatcgctcgacaccacacgaccattactaacgatcgacgtataccactacgaatcgatcgacaccttgtcgatcaggtttattcattctaccttgttatacttattatttatgatttattttacctcgccaccggctgtgttacactgggacagtgtaatttaagtctgggagggatttactaatatgtgtttttattttggttttttattatttaaattgtttttcaaaattatttttcgcataagtattaaataaggaacattgatatagatttatatttgattgtctgaccactctttagcaccattctagattactgattgcagatagtactaaagatgctaaagtggatcaacctgccatctatattcactagctaagattgtttgaaggaaccaaagctgacctccaacactaatacttacttatttgcttgtcttggggcttggaaaccactggatcggaatcctcttacaagtctggaaggtaaaaagtctgtgtgtttctggttcccttccttctctctcttcagcgtctcgagatctaagtctacgttataaaagattgaaatgatttcttgagaggcagaggggtaggagtgtctcccgcgaccccagtattctaaatctcaagaatgatcacacattgtggaaacgagggataggttgaGTACCGAACCCCATTActcgctacactttgccaaaaatgtatgagttacaatgcaaatgtcaatgagatggactagatgacctatgtggcatcgaaacctgttgaaattgaaactaataagagattcagagaagagagatgaggggagaaagggatcagagaagactacctgtgtgttcagatacttgtttgagttgaatccatgtgtcctttgatcgatactcccaaggtaaagcctgcacttttattttatgttaagaaatgaggttggtagaggggaatgtcagatgagatttgctaagttgttgactagatgagtttgtgatgtagatagatatttggaaatattctaaatatcttattattgattttattaattatttagataattatctttaatgttttagggttttacggttttattatatatagccgtctagGCTTATAGTTGTATTCAGATTattgatattgatattttataaagagaGGTTTGAAACCTTTATTTCCTTGTTACTGATAGAACTCGAGAGTTCTCAACGAATCAAGAAGACTTTGATCCTAGGTATTCTCAGACAAAATAGGATTCATTGTGTTATCGTAacttccgctacatcagtttggtatcagagctggtgtTTTGGTTTCTTAATCAAAACTCGATCTGGAATCATGGCGAATTTGTTCGTGGATAGTGAAATAATTGTTTACAAAACAATTATTGGAAGTCCAATCTTCGATCTTTATGATGATGACGGTTGGATTCAATACGACGACAAGGAATTGCGTGGTCAAGAGGTTGACAAGTTGAGCGAAGAAGTTACTCGTCAGAATATTTTCATTCTCGTGGACGGCAGCAATTTGAAGCAGGGCAACTCACGTTTTGGAAGTAGTGGAGCCAACTGGGCTTTTGTTAAAGGTGATCCAATACGAGCTTTCAATCGTAGCGAGGAGATGGAATCATTAACTTCCATGTTGATTATCTTGCTGAAGGTggaacaaaatattattttcttatttggaaaatattatcaatggaaaaagaaaaaaaagaagagaaacgaGATAAAGGCAATGTTCAAGATTCGAGGGCGAATCTTCTCCAATCCGGAGAAAatgatgtagatagatatttggaaatattctaaatatcttattattgattttattaattatttagataattgtctttaatgttttagggttttacgGTTTTATTATACATAGCCGTCTAGGCTTATAGTTGTATTCAGATTattgatattaatattttataaagagagGTTTGAAACCTTTATTTCCTTGTTACGGATAGAACTCGAGAGTTCTCACCGAATCAAGAAGACTTTGATCCTAGGTATTCTCAGACTAAATAGGATTCATTGTGTTATCGTAacttccgctacatcagtttggttgctaagctaggataaagcataatgaacttctgtgattagaaTGTTTAGACAtaaattgcaaacccatagagtgatgacttcaatatttttaatctttgagttcctgttattttcaaacattttccaaacactactgtttttgcttgaggacaagcaaaggagtaagtctgggggagttgatataccatggattttaccggtttttaaccatggtatactagtattttattatatatttaatctgttttctagcctgttaggtatgttttcaggttcagaagcattttgtgagaaagtgatgtttttggagcattttggagtacaagggatgatatacccgagttgaccattcaagactaagtcggaagtcaacattgcgattataatcgatcgatactcatcctgagtcgtcgatcgatgtagctgagaagatccgcgtactagaagattataatcgatcgatacacatccagtgttgtcgatcgatatcgaggacgaaatggtttagccgactacttcaccaagacttcaccaaattacgagattgccccagacaagtttttaacctaatggaaatgcttaaatattcctgctaagtatcttttgacggcaaccttcgaaagaagcaagcttttaacaaccctcaaagcagagagtgtgagagagagactagagttttatttgtgtttgagagattggagagatttctcatctccttttgtatttctactttattctatctatgcaattctttcatctatctattgttgtgaattgcttagctatgtctgagtagtttacttgttagatctagggttcaaataggtttgtgggattagccccaaactataattgctaagttgtgatactcatcaaatggattgcaccctatgcttgttttagattagctaactagaacatatatcactaggatctttgattatcttgaattatccatttgagcttgcctgtctcccgttgagaagaacgacagttcctccttgagaccttgtggtcatattcggctcgcgcctaggcagatctagaagccgtcgattgatatcccgacaggtgaatcgatcggcgctgcgaaaggtgtatcgctcgatatctcaaaaggatatcgatcgactctttttctgtgtcatcatgtgaaaggtgtggccagagatctaaataatttaaccagtgatacttcacttgagttaagcggctgagatctatagtatcatgcaagcaacttgttaaagcatttatagagattataatctccattcctgaatagaaaccctatgtctagcactctttatcacatttaaacaacccatcatattattagttagagcaactaccttgctcattttaggaattgttactttttatttccatcatataaaccaaccttgcctaggattgattaatagattttatttaattggttccctagctcctcgtgattcgatccctaagtactacagctgtacctcttatttgagagagtaagctctacttaTATAAGACGTTTACAATGGAAATCCTAATCTGAATCACAAAACCCGACGTTTACTTTACTAACAAATCATTGTTAACCAAACGAAACAAAATGACTTAACCAAAACCAAAGCAGAGACCTGTTAAAACCAATGAACCAGTCTTAAAGCAATACCTATCTTTCAGTCATTTAgcacaaaaacaaaagagacaACGTTACCTTCTGGATGCTGGAATGCATATGGTTTCCGTCCAAGGAAAAGACACGGTCTTTGATGTCAGGATGCAGAGTGTTATCCATCTGTAAAGACGGTGATTTAACAGACAGAATCCCATGGCTCCCACTCTCAAATGGGAGGTGCCAGCTCTCATGCTTCTCGTGCAATCTAGGTTTTGTCGAAATCCAAGTATTTAGTGAAATCTCCTACAAACGCAGAGGATTTCGTCGGCGATTGCAAAACGTTAGCGAGGACGACGGTGGTAGCAGCGGTGATGGAGATAACGGTGGAAGAGAAGATGGATGGAGTCGCAAAGAAAATCGATTatgcttccttttttttcttattatataagaAGTTTACAATGGAAATCCTAATCTGAATCACAAAACCCGACGTTTACTTTACTAACAAATCATTGTTAACCAAACGAAACAAAATGACTTAACCAAGGAGAATCAGACCAGATTCAAATCATTTGAGTAAAGAAAACCGAAGCGGGACCCACATGCATTAAATGGAATCCGACGTGGACCCTCTAGGAAGAGAGGAAAGTccctcattatatatatgatttttgtgGTTGTGagttggtttatatatatatatatatatataaaccgcTTGGTTTTATGTTACGATTGCAGGTGGAATAAAAGCTATCGGTCCAACTGAAACCAAGGTTTGATTTGGTAAGAAGAAGTCTGTTAGGATCAATGATCGGATCTACAAAGAACTGCGTAGTATATATGGATCAACTCGAGAATTACAACTGCAATGATACTCTCATCATCTGAGTACCACTCTACTCTCAGCACCTGAGTAGAACCTAGCTCATATGCTAAGTTTACAATTGTAATCTTCGATAACCGTCTAACAGACTCATACTGACTTATTTATACTTCTATTTGAATACATACACGTGTACTCCTATCTTCATTATTCTTCAACGATTTCTTGATACTTCAGTTACTCTCTTCGCTTGCTTCAGTCTTCTTATTCTTTCTCCTCACATAAGTATGCTTGAACCTATCAAAGTCAAATTGTTGATTTTATTAAGGCAATTAGATTTAGATGATTAAAAATGCTTTATGTTACGATCGCAGATGGAATAAAGGCTTTAGGTCTAACTGAAACCAAGGTTTGATTTGGTAAGAAGTtaaattgttgtttttattAAGGAAATTAGATTGATATAGAAATATAGTTAAATGACTAAAAAATCCAATGGCATAAAACTTGTAATATTATTGAAGGTGAAGTAAGagttatttttgatttgtatttaagttttaataGGTTAGATTAAACTAACCGAGATCAGCAGCATAATTCAGTCTGACGTAAAGATCTTGACCACCGACGTCGTACTTGCGGATATCAACGATCTCTCCGGTCCAAAAAATACAACCCACTCCTCCAGCTCGAACATCCGCAGTCGCAAACGACGTACAGTTACAATCGCTAAGACACCTCTCCTCACATTTTTCCACATCAATCCTCCGATCCACAGTCGCTGTCACAGTATCCGGCAACTTCATATTGTTGAGCCGCAAAAAACCATCTCCACTACAGTTCAGCCGCATGCTCCTCACACACCCATCTGATCCGTCTCCAAATTTCCAATTACCCTGGTTCTTGGGAACGAACCCTTTAATACAGTTACAGGTAGGATACGGGCTTCGGTAACAGTAAGCATAAGGTCCACAGATCTCAACAATGTCACACTTGTCCGTAGGTGTAGCCCATAACGTGCTCCATGCCCATGATGGCGGGATCCACGTGAATCGATTGAGTGTAGAGGCATTGACTGTCAATCTCGAGTAGATGCTTTGGTTGGTCATATGGAAGGAGTAAGCGATCTCCTCACTGTTCTCCGTATAATTGTGAACCATGTAATTTAATCCTTGCACCTCCGGTATGCCACTAAACCCGATTCCATTCCAAGGACCGCTCCTTTGAGATTTCAAACGTCCGTGCATAAGAATAAACTCAGGCAATCCCCTTCGAATATTGAGTTTGTACATGGTGTCTCCGCTTGACGGATCATCTGAACTTCTCCATGATGTAAGGAACCTGTTGCGCCTTGTTTTGAGATCGTAACCTAGTTTCATCTCCGGAAGTAACGTATCCGTCGGAAAATCGAAACTCTGCCACAAGAATCCACTTGAAGACTCTTTGTATCTCATTACAAAATTACCGTTGGGAAGAAGCTCTGCCTCCACTGGAGATCTCACATAATTACCGCTAGTAAGATTTGTCGACCAAACAGTATTATTAGACTGACCTAGCAGGACAAGATTGTTGCTAGAGATTTTGAGGGTTCCAATGGAATTGGAGAGAGGGTTGTCTCTGTTGGCGACCCATGCGTAGGTTGTCTTAGAGACTTTCCTATACCTTATTCCGAGATACCAACGCGAGCGTCCCGAGGGTTTGAAGAAACCAAGCTCGAAGACTCCACCGGGAGATATAAGTACTCTCTTGCTTGAGATTGTGAGAGACTCTGAAGACGACAAAGTGTTGACATGGGTCGAAAGGGCTGGATGAAATAGAATCAAGACAACGAAGACTAGCAAGAACGAGAAGGTGTAAGAACGTTGGTAGGTGTTCATCTCTCCTCAccactttctttctttctttattttttcttgttattaGTTTTTGTCCTAACTTGCATATACATCCCAAGTTACTTCGGAAGAAAATtcgaaaattaaattattaggACGAATATAGCAGGCAAGCAAAATGTTGTGTTCCATACTCCATGACTTTTTCATCCCATAGATTAATTCACTTCCACAAACTTGTATCATTCGTCAACTACTTTTTATATCTACACGTTATTTAGTTATCACGCTGTCGACATAGCATACGGTGTTCTCGAAAAGAAAACACATAGCATATGGTATTCCGCATAGCATATGGTGTACTCAATAGCACCGTTCGATGCATTCATAGTATATTGAATATATCGTACCATTTCTTCTAATGATTATGGAAGATTAAACGATCACTGATTCACTGGACTAGAGGAAACGAACAACTAGAGTTTACGTTGGTtcttaaccaaaagaaaagagagtagAATTTGGTTtaactaaaccaaaaattttGTCTTGGTTTACCTCGGGTAATGTCTTGTGactttcattgttttttttttttgctaagttTTTTGTTAAGAGGGTACCATTTCTTCTAATGATTATATGGAAGATTAAACGATCACTGATTCACTGGACTACAGGAAACGAACAACTAGAGTTTACGTTGGTtcttaaccaaaagaaaagagagtagAATTTGGTTTAACTAAACCAAAACTTTTGTCTTGGTTTACGTCGGGTAATCTCTTGTGactttcattgttttttttttttgctaagttTTTCTCATtgttaagttacaaaaaagtTTTTCTCATTGTTTTGACCATacattttggttttatttttgatcatttAGCTGCATTTAGAACTACTATAGGTGTATAGTCATAGAGCATTCGATTTTTTCCATCATACTACAGCCTTTGTTTATCGAACCTCACTCGCAACATGCAAggttttcttcaaaaaaaactcaaggttttcttcaaaaaaactcaaggttttcttcaaaaaaaacttacaataCGTGCCAATTCACATATTtgctagaaaaaaaattaaaaagaatttctAAGTCCACCTTGCCGATTCCACACTTTCAAAATCAGCATTCACCAGAAATTTGGGAATAACTACCTccattttccttctttttagAACAATAACTAGCtatattctattatttatacTAGAAAACAAACCCGTGTATATACGtaggatattattttttattaagattttaaattatttatttaatttgacaaaatatgtatattttataatttaatttattttaagttataaaattatttattttttctttcacttatctcatttttagttatatattcttttatcaTACTCAAGTTCACCAAATATACTATACagatatacaaaaataatttgaataaaattgaccgaattattttttaaataatgatcAAGTAAGAGGTCtacgaaaataaaaataaattattgacaATATTATGACATGTTTATTGGGGGTTCTTAGCATAATATAAAAATCGTCTCTTAACTTTAACTAAGGAAAACTAAGAACTGGTTCCTAGATTACGTTAAGAACCTCACACTAAGAATCCCCCAATAAACATGATCTTAGATACTCAAAAAGCTGAGCAATCAATTTTGTAGAAGTGTTTTAATGGTCTACCAAAACAACATATATCTTTAcctctataaaaatatataggatTATCTGAATATTAACTGAGTGTCTTACAAATTGTATagagtttttataaaaaataggtTTAAGATATAATTGTATAGAAAAAAATGACAATTTTACAGGACACAActgttaaaaaataatgaaatgagCTAACTACTCTAAAAAATGTAACTTCagtaaaaactatataaattaataatgtgaaattatggtattttattaatttataaaaatatttcttctaGATATCTCtttttagaatttataatttataaaataagaaaatagttaatttctataatatattaAGTTTTGGAAATTTGACCTCCAAATTTTATGATTATCCGAGTGTCTTACAAATTGTATagagtttttaataaaatttgttacGTTTATCAAGATATAATTGTCTACGCAATAATTTTAGAGGATGCagctgtaaaaaaaaagaaatgaattgATTATTCTACAAAATGTAAGTACAgtaaaacttctataaattaataatgtgagactatgatttttctttcattctaaaaataaagaaatgagaCTATTTTGTAAAAAACTCTGCAAGCCTGTGTCGTTCGTTCTTTCCGCTTTtggttctttctttcttgtgtACAATCATTAAGGGATGCCAATTCTGAGCCAA
This window harbors:
- the LOC108836094 gene encoding S-locus-specific glycoprotein S13-like gives rise to the protein MNTYQRSYTFSFLLVFVVLILFHPALSTHVNTLSSSESLTISSKRVLISPGGVFELGFFKPSGRSRWYLGIRYRKVSKTTYAWVANRDNPLSNSIGTLKISSNNLVLLGQSNNTVWSTNLTSGNYVRSPVEAELLPNGNFVMRYKESSSGFLWQSFDFPTDTLLPEMKLGYDLKTRRNRFLTSWRSSDDPSSGDTMYKLNIRRGLPEFILMHGRLKSQRSGPWNGIGFSGIPEVQGLNYMVHNYTENSEEIAYSFHMTNQSIYSRLTVNASTLNRFTWIPPSWAWSTLWATPTDKCDIVEICGPYAYCYRSPYPTCNCIKGFVPKNQGNWKFGDGSDGCVRSMRLNCSGDGFLRLNNMKLPDTVTATVDRRIDVEKCEERCLSDCNCTSFATADVRAGGVGCIFWTGEIVDIRKYDVGGQDLYVRLNYAADLGSSILM